In one window of Brassica rapa cultivar Chiifu-401-42 chromosome A07, CAAS_Brap_v3.01, whole genome shotgun sequence DNA:
- the LOC103829709 gene encoding uncharacterized protein LOC103829709 isoform X2, which translates to MNMDGPLDFENEDLLVNPPPSADKRKKVIELDDLVSEHYKEQSKLIDKGNRKRKASSKLYDSDDDDERGQEALLSIVDDCRNQMNEICSEEDTQEWGLSMFEDQKAPTRSLLPDIDNCYLLKEFMSSQLNSVVDLNPDNAFLEGLLANGWLTKLILTCARVETIICQWTLDILLYSPKEDLSSSACDFWCSILLSQNKVNGAPFEIQWLPNYQILKEALESYGFRINSSQDAEIPEADSKSQGPPQNIRAWLKLVSACCQIRCKKPIFTASQLEQLAEVLVWLLLDRGLQGLSLLLQECLISVTESFREEEWVSSCKNIANSLASRVPQDMNCLRIVESVAGVDARSKHLRSSIANQMLVVLLEHKESDENLMSSLMAINLKEKSCNLFRTYMMLVLAENWLLSSKLVEEKPVLRDMWDVFLRNCFCQINSTDLRPFASKVRTKASYLRQGCRSD; encoded by the exons ATGAATATGGACGGGCCTCTTGATTTCGAGAACGAAGATCTTTTGGTTAACCCTCCTCCGTCTGCTGACAAAAG GAAGAAAGTGATTGAGTTGGATGATCTTGTCTCTGAACATTACAAAGAGCAGAGCAAACTCATAGACAAAGGAAACAGGAAACGCAAAGCCTCCTCTAAGCTTTACgattctgatgatgatgatgaacgtGGCCAGGAAGCTTTGCTCTCCATTGTCGATGACTGTCGCAATCAG ATGAATGAGATATGCAGCGAAGAAGATACGCAAGAGTGGGGTTTATCTATGTTTGAAGATCAG AAAGCTCCAACGCGTTCACTGCTTCCTGATATCGATAATTGCTACTTGTTGAAAGAGTTTATGAGTAGTCAGCTAAACTCGGTGGTGGATCTTAATCCAGATAATG CATTTCTTGAAGGGTTGCTGGCTAACGGCTGGCTCACAAAACTGATCTTGACGTGTGCACGTGTGGAAACAATCATATGCCAATGGACACTTGATATAT TGTTGTATTCACCAAAAGAAGACCTGAGCTCTTCTGCTTGTGACTTCTGGTGTTCAATACTGTTATCACAAAACAAG GTTAATGGAGCTCCTTTTGAAATTCAATGGCTTCCTAACTATCAGATACTTAAGGAAGCTCTTGAATCATATGGGTTCAGAATCAATTCATCACAAGATGCTGAGATACCTGAAGCAG ATTCCAAGTCTCAAGGTCCTCCTCAGAATATTAGAGCTTGGCTCAAACTTGTCTCTGCTTGTTGTCAGATTAG ATGTAAAAAGCCTATCTTCACCGCATCTCAGCTTGAACAACTAGCCGAAGTCCTTGTTTGGCTGCTCTTAGATCGTGGTCTTCAAGGTCTCTCGCTTCTCCTACAAGAGTGCTTGATATCTGTTACTGAATCCTTCAGAGAGGAAGAATGGGTTTCAAGCTGCAAGAACATAGCAAACTCTCTTGCTTCCAG AGTGCCTCAAGACATGAACTGCTTGAGGATAGTGGAGTCCGTAGCAGGTGTTGATGCTCGAAGCAAGCATTTGAGAAGTTCCATCGCTAATCAAATGCTTGTTGTTTTACTTGAACATAAG GAGAGCGACGAGAATCTGATGAGCTCGCTGATGGCTATCAATCTGAAGGAGAAGAGTTGCAACCTCTTCAGAACGTACATGATGTTGGTTTTGGCAGAGAACTGGCTATTGTCAAGTAAGCTGGTTGAGGAAAAGCCAGTACTGAGAGACATGTGGGATGTGTTTCTCAGAAACTGTTTTTGTCAGATCAATAGCACCGATCTTCGGCCTTTTGCATCAAAA GTTCGTACCAAAGCTTCATATCTTCGTCAAGGATGCAGAAGCGATTGA
- the LOC103829704 gene encoding auxin-responsive protein SAUR50: protein MARQRMITVESPKKKMGGIVKLKNVVEKLVQIKGFSSAKKHCSDEYGRDRVPKDVKEGHFAVIAVDGYYEPTQRFVVPLMFLEHPMFRKLLERAEEEYGFYHDGALMVPCRPSHLRTILTEQLLC, encoded by the coding sequence ATGGCCAGACAAAGAATGATCACAGTTGAGTCGCCAAAGAAGAAGATGGGTGGAATTGTGAAGCTCAAGAATGTTGTAGAAAAGTTGGTGCAGATCAAAGGCTTTTCCTCGGCCAAGAAACATTGTTCCGACGAATACGGCCGTGACCGTGTCCCAAAAGATGTGAAGGAAGGACATTTTGCGGTGATAGCCGTTGATGGATATTATGAGCCTACGCAAAGATTTGTTGTTCCATTAATGTTTCTAGAACACCCGATGTTTAGGAAGCTTCTAGAACGTGCGGAGGAGGAGTACGGGTTCTATCATGATGGAGCCCTCATGGTACCTTGCCGGCCAAGCCACCTCCGGACGATATTGACCGAACAGTTATTGTGCTAG
- the LOC103829709 gene encoding uncharacterized protein LOC103829709 isoform X1, with amino-acid sequence MNMDGPLDFENEDLLVNPPPSADKRKKVIELDDLVSEHYKEQSKLIDKGNRKRKASSKLYDSDDDDERGQEALLSIVDDCRNQMNEICSEEDTQEWGLSMFEDQKAPTRSLLPDIDNCYLLKEFMSSQLNSVVDLNPDNGTAFLEGLLANGWLTKLILTCARVETIICQWTLDILLYSPKEDLSSSACDFWCSILLSQNKVNGAPFEIQWLPNYQILKEALESYGFRINSSQDAEIPEADSKSQGPPQNIRAWLKLVSACCQIRCKKPIFTASQLEQLAEVLVWLLLDRGLQGLSLLLQECLISVTESFREEEWVSSCKNIANSLASRVPQDMNCLRIVESVAGVDARSKHLRSSIANQMLVVLLEHKESDENLMSSLMAINLKEKSCNLFRTYMMLVLAENWLLSSKLVEEKPVLRDMWDVFLRNCFCQINSTDLRPFASKVRTKASYLRQGCRSD; translated from the exons ATGAATATGGACGGGCCTCTTGATTTCGAGAACGAAGATCTTTTGGTTAACCCTCCTCCGTCTGCTGACAAAAG GAAGAAAGTGATTGAGTTGGATGATCTTGTCTCTGAACATTACAAAGAGCAGAGCAAACTCATAGACAAAGGAAACAGGAAACGCAAAGCCTCCTCTAAGCTTTACgattctgatgatgatgatgaacgtGGCCAGGAAGCTTTGCTCTCCATTGTCGATGACTGTCGCAATCAG ATGAATGAGATATGCAGCGAAGAAGATACGCAAGAGTGGGGTTTATCTATGTTTGAAGATCAG AAAGCTCCAACGCGTTCACTGCTTCCTGATATCGATAATTGCTACTTGTTGAAAGAGTTTATGAGTAGTCAGCTAAACTCGGTGGTGGATCTTAATCCAGATAATG GAACAGCATTTCTTGAAGGGTTGCTGGCTAACGGCTGGCTCACAAAACTGATCTTGACGTGTGCACGTGTGGAAACAATCATATGCCAATGGACACTTGATATAT TGTTGTATTCACCAAAAGAAGACCTGAGCTCTTCTGCTTGTGACTTCTGGTGTTCAATACTGTTATCACAAAACAAG GTTAATGGAGCTCCTTTTGAAATTCAATGGCTTCCTAACTATCAGATACTTAAGGAAGCTCTTGAATCATATGGGTTCAGAATCAATTCATCACAAGATGCTGAGATACCTGAAGCAG ATTCCAAGTCTCAAGGTCCTCCTCAGAATATTAGAGCTTGGCTCAAACTTGTCTCTGCTTGTTGTCAGATTAG ATGTAAAAAGCCTATCTTCACCGCATCTCAGCTTGAACAACTAGCCGAAGTCCTTGTTTGGCTGCTCTTAGATCGTGGTCTTCAAGGTCTCTCGCTTCTCCTACAAGAGTGCTTGATATCTGTTACTGAATCCTTCAGAGAGGAAGAATGGGTTTCAAGCTGCAAGAACATAGCAAACTCTCTTGCTTCCAG AGTGCCTCAAGACATGAACTGCTTGAGGATAGTGGAGTCCGTAGCAGGTGTTGATGCTCGAAGCAAGCATTTGAGAAGTTCCATCGCTAATCAAATGCTTGTTGTTTTACTTGAACATAAG GAGAGCGACGAGAATCTGATGAGCTCGCTGATGGCTATCAATCTGAAGGAGAAGAGTTGCAACCTCTTCAGAACGTACATGATGTTGGTTTTGGCAGAGAACTGGCTATTGTCAAGTAAGCTGGTTGAGGAAAAGCCAGTACTGAGAGACATGTGGGATGTGTTTCTCAGAAACTGTTTTTGTCAGATCAATAGCACCGATCTTCGGCCTTTTGCATCAAAA GTTCGTACCAAAGCTTCATATCTTCGTCAAGGATGCAGAAGCGATTGA
- the LOC103829710 gene encoding probable glucuronoxylan glucuronosyltransferase IRX7, translating to MITHKQRRTEKGLCFKHYFKWILCFSFTLYCLVSFLVDHDQEDLPLSPSSFSRPNTFLTNPKTKFIASHAVFESKIHDHALIFPPQRPNIRTDVFNNLKIYVYDLPSKFNTDWLANNRCSNHLFAAEVALHKALLSLEGDVRTEDPHEADFFFVPVYVSCNFSTVNGFPAIGHARSLIKEAIELVSAQYPFWNRTSGSDHVFTATHDFGSCFHTMEDRAIADGVPRILRNSIVLQTFGVTFKHPCQEVENVVIPPYISPVSLHKTQKNIPVTKERDIKVFFRGKMEFHPKNISGRFYSKRVRTEIWRSYSSDRRFYLQRQRFAGYQSEIARSVFCLCPLGWAPWSPRLVESVALGCVPVIIADGIRLPFPSAVRWPDISLTVAERDVGKLGEILEHVAETNLSVIQKNLEDPSVKRALLFNVLPQEGDATWQVLEALSKKLHRSAIRRSNAFL from the exons ATGATAACACATAAACAAAGAAGAACAGAGAAAGGACTCTGTTTTAAACACTACTTCAAATGGATCCTCTGTTTTTCATTCACTCTCTATTGTCTCGTTTCCTTCTTAGTCGATCATGACCAGGAAGACCTTCCTTtgtctccttcttctttctccCGACCAAACACTTTTCTAACTAACCCTAAAACCAAGTTTATCGCTTCTCATGCCGTGTTTGAATCTAAAATCCATGATCACGCACTTATCTTTCCCCCACAACGTCCAAACATCAGAACTG ATGTATTCAACAATTTGAAAATATACGTCTATGACTTGCCTTCCAAGTTCAACACAGACTGGTTAGCCAACAACAGATGCAGCAACCATCTCTTCGCGGCCGAGGTGGCTCTTCACAAGGCGTTGCTGAGCCTCGAGGGAGACGTGCGGACGGAAGATCCGCACGAAGCAGATTTCTTCTTCGTCCCTGTTTATGTCTCATGTAATTTCAGCACAGTCAACGGCTTTCCAGCGATTGGCCACGCCAGATCACTCATCAAGGAAGCAATCGAGCTCGTCTCAGCTCAATACCCGTTTTGGAACCGAACCAGTGGCTCTGACCACGTCTTCACCGCCACACACGACTTCGGCTCTTGCTTCCACACCATG GAGGATAGAGCAATTGCTGATGGGGTACCAAGGATTTTGAGGAACTCTATAGTTTTGCAAACTTTTGGTGTTACGTTTAAGCATCCATGCCAAGAAGTAGAGAACGTTGTGATACCACCGTACATATCCCCTGTAAGTTTGCACAAGACTCAAAAGAATATTCCGGTAACTAAGGAGCGAGACATTAAGGTTTTCTTCCGGGGCAAGATGGAGTTTCATCCCAAAAACATCAGTGGACGCTTTTACAGCAA GCGCGTAAGGACGGAGATATGGAGGAGTTACAGCAGCGACCGGAGGTTTTATCTCCAACGACAGAGATTTGCCGGTTATCAGTCAGAAATTGCTCGTTCTGTTTTCTGTTTATGTCCTCTCGGGTGGGCCCCGTGGAGTCCGAGACTTGTTGAGTCGGTTGCCCTTGGCTGCGTGCCCGTTATTATCGCCGACGGTATCCGTTTGCCGTTCCCTTCTGCCGTGCGTTGGCCGGATATCTCTCTCACGGTTGCGGAGCGAGACGTTGGGAAGCTCGGAGAGATTTTGGAACACGTGGCGGAAACTAATTTGTCCGTCATACAGAAGAACCTGGAGGATCCGTCTGTTAAGCGGGCCCTTCTGTTTAATGTCCTTCCGCAAGAGGGAGATGCCACGTGGCAAGTTTTGGAGGCTTTGTCGAAAAAATTGCATAGGTCCGCTATAAGAAGATCAAATGCTTTTCTGTAA
- the LOC103829705 gene encoding heavy metal-associated isoprenylated plant protein 1 — translation MDKPMCECDVEKKKKEAVHVVLQVDLHCDGCISRIVRLAGCLEGVEIVRADPVSNKLTLIGFMDPVKTAEKLQKKTKKKIQLLSPKPKNVTKVNNDSKAHVKTTMIAVSTVSLKLNCACDGCVKRIHKTISKTKGVYQVKIDREKEVVSVTGTMEFKTVTENLKRKLKKTVQVVPEKLEKKKENAAGISKSGSPGLPCYGFNYGIGPYGFMGGPITELFSEEDPNSCCVM, via the exons ATGGATAAACCGATGTGCGAGTGTGAcgtggagaagaagaaaaaagaggcGGTTCACGTGGTTCTTCAGGTGGATCTTCACTGCGACGGATGCATCTCCAGGATCGTCAGATTAGCTGGCTGTTTGGAAG GAGTTGAAATAGTGAGAGCGGATCCTGTTTCCAACAAGCTCACTCTCATTGGGTTCATGGATCCAGTGAAGACTGCAGAGAAACTGCAGAAGAAGACCAAGAAGAAGATCCAGCTGCTATCTCCCAAGCCTAAGAACGTCACCAAAGTAAACAACGACTCAAAGGCTCATGTCAAGACTACTATG ATCGCTGTGAGCACAGTGAGCCTGAAGTTGAATTGCGCATGTGACGGTTGCGTCAAGAGGATTCACAAAACCATCTCCAAGACCAAAG GTGTCTACCAGGTGAAAATAGACAGAGAGAAGGAAGTAGTTAGTGTCACAGGGACGATGGAGTTTAAGACTGTGACAGAGAATTTGAAAAGGAAACTGAAGAAAACCGTCCAGGTTGTGCCTGAGaagttggagaagaagaaagagaatgcAGCGGGAATCTCCAAATCCGGGTCTCCAGGCCTGCCATGCTACGGTTTCAATTATGGGATTGGGCCTTACGGTTTCATGGGAGGCCCAATCACAGAGCTTTTCAGCGAGGAGGATCCCAACTCTTGCTGCGTTATGTGA
- the LOC103829707 gene encoding protein NUCLEAR FUSION DEFECTIVE 4 has translation MGSEIHSSGETVRFLIHFFNGRWFMVFASFLIMACAGATYLFGTYSKDIKSTLGYDQTTLNLLGFFKDLGANVGVMSGLIAEVTPTWFVLVIGSAMNFVGYFMIWLTVTGKVAKPRVWQMCLYICIGANSQNFANTGALVTCVKNFPESRGVMLGLLKGYVGLSGAIFTQLYFAIYGNDSKSLILLIAWLPAVVSLVFVYSIREKKVVRQRNEINVFYNFLYISIFLALFLMAMNIAEKQVHFTRAAYIASATICCVLLFVPLTVAVKQEIEVWNMKKLAEEEPSEVKIEKPQKEDIDHLKEDGEKKEMKSCLLTVLDPPPRGEDYTILQALLSLDMIILFLATFCGLGSSLTALDNLGQIGESLGYPNHAVSSFVSLVSIWNYFGRVFSGFVSEYLLAKHKLPRPLMMTLVLLLSCAGHLLIAFPVPGSVYIASILMGFSFGAQLPLLFAIISELFGLKYFSTLFNCGQLASPLGSYILNVRVTGMLYDREAMKQLTARGLTRKDVKDLTCLGSQCYKLPFVILAAVTFFGALVSLGLAIRTRKFYRGDIYKKFRESHESESVMVSGSRKS, from the coding sequence ATGGGTAGCGAGATTCATTCATCCGGCGAGACCGTACGGTTCTTGATTCATTTTTTCAATGGAAGATGGTTCATGGTGTTTGCTTCGTTCCTCATCATGGCTTGCGCTGGAGCCACTTACCTCTTCGGGACTTACTCTAAAGACATCAAATCCACGCTCGGTTACGACCAGACAACGTTGAACCTGTTAGGTTTCTTTAAAGATCTCGGAGCTAACGTGGGAGTCATGTCCGGACTCATAGCCGAAGTCACGCCGACTTGGTTCGTCCTCGTCATCGGCTCCGCCATGAACTTCGTCGGCTACTTCATGATCTGGCTCACTGTAACGGGGAAAGTAGCGAAACCGAGAGTTTGGCAAATGTGTCTCTACATTTGCATAGGAGCAAACTCTCAGAACTTCGCAAACACAGGAGCTTTGGTTACTTGCGTCAAGAACTTCCCCGAGAGTAGAGGAGTCATGCTTGGTTTGCTTAAAGGTTACGTTGGTTTAAGCGGAGCGATATTTACGCAGCTTTACTTTGCTATTTACGGTAACGATTCGAAGTCTTTGATTCTGTTGATCGCGTGGCTACCAGCTGTGGTCTCCCTTGTCTTTGTGTATTCCATAAGAGAGAAGAAAGTCGTGAGGCAGAGGAACGAGATCAACGTGTTTTACAACTTCCTCTACATCTCAATCTTCTTGGCCTTGTTCCTCATGGCAATGAACATCGCCGAGAAGCAAGTTCATTTCACCAGAGCCGCTTACATCGCAAGCGCTACCATATGCTGCGTCTTGCTCTTTGTGCCTCTGACCGTTGCGGTTAAGCAAGAGATCGAAGTGTGGAACATGAAGAAGCTGGCTGAGGAGGAGCCTAGCGAGGTCAAGATTGAGAAACCCCAAAAGGAGGACATTGATCATCTCAAGGAGGATGGAGAAAAGAAGGAGATGAAATCTTGTTTGTTGACGGTTCTCGATCCGCCGCCAAGAGGGGAAGACTACACTATACTACAAGCATTGTTAAGCCTCGACATGATCATCCTTTTTCTAGCGACTTTCTGCGGTTTAGGATCGAGCTTGACGGCCTTAGACAACTTAGGACAAATAGGTGAATCACTCGGTTATCCGAACCATGCGGTTAGCTCTTTTGTCTCTTTGGTCAGCATATGGAACTACTTTGGTCGAGTGTTCTCCGGTTTTGTCTCTGAATACTTGCTCGCCAAGCATAAACTACCCCGACCGCTCATGATGACATTAGTCCTCTTGTTAAGCTGCGCGGGGCACCTTCTCATCGCCTTCCCGGTACCAGGCTCGGTATACATAGCGTCCATACTAATGGGATTCTCTTTCGGCGCGCAGCTTCCTTTGCTCTTTGCCATCATCTCGGAGCTGTTCGGGCTCAAGTACTTCTCTACGCTGTTTAACTGCGGACAGCTTGCTAGCCCGCTTGGATCTTACATCTTGAACGTCCGTGTCACGGGAATGCTTTACGATAGAGAGGCCATGAAGCAGTTGACGGCTCGAGGGCTAACTCGAAAAGATGTGAAAGACTTGACTTGCTTAGGGAGCCAGTGTTATAAATTGCCGTTTGTGATTTTGGCTGCGGTGACGTTCTTTGGAGCGCTTGTGTCTTTGGGTCTAGCGATAAGGACGAGAAAGTTTTATAGAGGTGATATTTACAAGAAGTTTAGGGAGAGTCATGAGTCCGAGTCTGTAATGGTTTCTGGCTCGAGAAAGTCTTGA